One window of Corallococcus caeni genomic DNA carries:
- a CDS encoding DUF488 domain-containing protein: MMGMPRRARGWGGVQVFALGHSTRTLEELVEMLWANGVRTLVDIRTVPRSRTNPRFNVDVLGRTLAQVGVVHLHLPALGGLRRARKDSPNAAWRNLSFRGYADDMLTEDFAQGLEAL, encoded by the coding sequence ATGATGGGAATGCCGAGGCGAGCGCGAGGATGGGGCGGCGTCCAGGTGTTCGCGCTGGGCCACTCCACGCGCACCCTCGAGGAGCTGGTGGAGATGCTGTGGGCGAACGGCGTGCGGACACTGGTGGACATCCGCACGGTGCCGCGCTCCCGCACGAACCCGCGGTTCAACGTGGACGTGCTGGGGAGGACGCTGGCCCAGGTGGGCGTTGTGCACCTGCACCTGCCAGCGCTCGGCGGGCTGCGGCGTGCGCGCAAGGACTCGCCCAACGCGGCCTGGCGCAACCTGAGCTTTCGCGGCTACGCGGATGACATGCTG
- the hrpA gene encoding ATP-dependent RNA helicase HrpA, whose amino-acid sequence MSGDSPLPAPGGLPTLRFPPELPISSRVEDITAAISAHQVVIVAGATGSGKTTQLPKVLLAMGRGRPRQIGVTQPRRIAATSVAARVARELGTELGTDVGYQIRFEDRSSKRTAVKFMTDGVLLAQIHSDPLLSRYDTLVLDEAHERSLTIDFLLGWLKRILPRRPDLKVVVSSATIETERFSQFFGGAPVIQVEGRTFPVDVLYEPPPDDAELADAVADSVANVISLDPDGDVLVFLPGEREIREAENALNARELRGTVVQPLYARLSAAEQSRVFATIPQRRVILATNVAETSVTIPGIVYVVDTGVARLSRYDPRSGTTRLHIEPVSQASADQRKGRCGRVREGICVRLYDEAGFTSRPGFTDPEIKRTGLAGVILRMKSLGLGDVEDFPFLDPPQPKAIAEGWRVLEELGAIEGKERTLTPLGHQLARFPVDPRIARMILAGADYGCLDEVLIVAAALNLQDPRERPRELAQKADASHARFRDEHSDFTGLLKLWAFVREAEGRGTSHLRRVCRDNFLSFLRVREWRDVQRQLEETVKELRLPRKGRGPPARGDVLHQALLTGLLSRIGQWNPEQRQYTGAKQTRFMVHPSSALARKPPAWAMAFELVETSQLFARTVAKLDPEWLAAAAPHLLKRSYSEPHWSEKSARAIVKENATLFGLQVFKERPVPLANMDPARARLMFLEHALVRGEYRTRGAFQEENREVLERVARLRDKARRSELLDEEALLTFFDERVPADVTDGAGFEAWRRKAEADDPDVLVLTMEDALAHDPGLSPAHYPDAIPLHGASVPVTYTFDPSAEDDGITLSVPLLLLAQLVPGELDWTIPGWQREKLTALLEQVPRAQRKQLGPLPELVDRLQKELVPFRGPMLPALAGAVSRLCGVDVTEESFRADAVPPYLRTTLRVLDERGKELARSRDADALIEQHGGRARAALRSVAPTSDWERKGLTAWTFGELPPVVTRRVGGLEVRSYPALVDRGAAVDLVLLETAAAADAASRTGVRRLLMIAARGHVAVSAARMPLPFPSLDGAPPARGQADAFKALVLARGVDDAFKLTPGAPLPRTKAAFEARVQEGSPRIEQAARDWANAVVATSAELAETLAALKAASKGPSGAAAVRDIRSQLAQLFPAKLIEWIPLGRLLHYPRYLRAAQARLARAVANPAKDAGKAAPFTPLWESFLARSATVRDLEAAQELRWAFEELRVAIFAPEVTTPVSVTVAKVSAALAALR is encoded by the coding sequence ATGTCCGGCGACTCACCCCTCCCCGCCCCCGGCGGCTTGCCCACCCTGCGCTTCCCCCCCGAGCTCCCCATCTCGAGCCGGGTGGAGGACATCACCGCGGCCATCTCCGCCCATCAGGTGGTCATCGTCGCGGGGGCCACCGGCTCCGGGAAGACGACGCAGCTGCCGAAGGTCCTGCTCGCCATGGGGCGCGGCCGGCCGCGCCAGATTGGCGTCACCCAGCCCCGGCGCATCGCCGCGACGAGCGTGGCGGCGCGCGTGGCCCGTGAGCTTGGCACGGAGCTGGGCACGGACGTCGGCTACCAGATCCGCTTCGAGGACCGCTCGTCCAAGCGGACGGCCGTGAAGTTCATGACCGACGGTGTCCTGCTCGCGCAGATCCACAGCGACCCGCTCCTGAGCCGCTACGACACCCTCGTGCTCGACGAGGCCCACGAGCGCAGCCTCACCATCGACTTCCTGCTCGGGTGGCTCAAGCGCATCCTCCCCCGGCGCCCCGACCTCAAGGTGGTGGTGAGTTCGGCCACCATCGAGACGGAGCGCTTCTCGCAGTTCTTCGGGGGCGCTCCGGTCATCCAGGTGGAGGGCCGGACCTTTCCGGTGGACGTGCTCTACGAGCCGCCCCCCGACGACGCCGAGCTCGCCGACGCCGTCGCCGATTCGGTGGCGAACGTGATCTCGCTCGACCCGGACGGGGACGTGCTCGTGTTCCTCCCCGGCGAGCGGGAGATCCGCGAGGCCGAGAACGCCCTGAACGCACGCGAGCTTCGCGGCACCGTGGTGCAGCCCCTGTATGCGCGCCTGTCGGCCGCCGAGCAGTCGCGCGTCTTCGCCACCATCCCCCAGCGCCGCGTCATCCTCGCGACCAACGTCGCGGAGACGTCGGTCACCATCCCGGGCATCGTGTACGTCGTGGACACGGGGGTGGCGCGCCTGTCGCGCTACGACCCACGCTCGGGCACCACGCGCCTGCACATCGAGCCGGTCTCCCAGGCCAGCGCCGACCAGCGCAAGGGGCGCTGCGGCCGCGTGCGCGAGGGCATCTGCGTGCGCCTCTACGACGAGGCGGGCTTCACCTCGCGGCCCGGCTTCACCGACCCGGAGATCAAGCGCACCGGGCTCGCGGGCGTCATCCTGCGGATGAAGTCGCTCGGCCTGGGTGACGTCGAGGACTTCCCCTTCCTCGACCCACCCCAGCCGAAGGCCATCGCCGAGGGCTGGCGGGTGCTCGAGGAGCTCGGGGCCATCGAGGGCAAGGAGCGCACCCTGACGCCGCTCGGGCATCAGCTCGCGCGCTTCCCGGTGGACCCGCGCATCGCGCGGATGATCCTCGCCGGCGCTGACTACGGGTGCCTGGACGAGGTGCTCATCGTCGCCGCGGCGCTCAACCTGCAGGACCCGCGCGAGCGGCCACGGGAGCTCGCCCAGAAGGCGGACGCGTCGCACGCGCGGTTCCGTGACGAGCACTCGGACTTCACGGGGCTGCTCAAGCTGTGGGCCTTCGTGCGCGAGGCCGAGGGCCGGGGGACGTCCCATCTGCGGCGCGTGTGCCGCGACAACTTCCTGTCCTTCCTTCGCGTGCGCGAGTGGCGGGACGTCCAGCGCCAGTTGGAGGAGACCGTCAAGGAGCTCCGCCTGCCGCGCAAGGGCCGGGGCCCCCCGGCGCGCGGGGACGTGCTGCACCAGGCGCTCCTCACCGGGCTGCTGTCCCGCATTGGCCAGTGGAACCCGGAGCAGCGCCAATACACGGGCGCGAAGCAGACGCGCTTCATGGTCCACCCCTCGTCGGCGCTCGCGAGAAAGCCCCCGGCCTGGGCGATGGCGTTCGAGCTGGTGGAGACGTCCCAGCTGTTCGCGCGCACCGTGGCGAAGCTGGACCCGGAGTGGCTCGCGGCGGCGGCCCCCCACCTGCTCAAGCGCAGCTACTCCGAACCGCACTGGTCGGAGAAGTCCGCGCGCGCCATCGTGAAGGAGAACGCGACCCTCTTCGGGCTTCAGGTCTTCAAGGAGCGCCCCGTGCCCCTGGCCAACATGGACCCTGCCCGGGCACGGCTGATGTTCCTCGAGCACGCCCTGGTGCGCGGCGAGTACCGCACCCGCGGTGCGTTCCAGGAGGAGAACCGCGAAGTGCTGGAGCGCGTGGCGCGCCTGCGGGACAAGGCCCGGCGCAGCGAGCTGCTCGACGAAGAGGCGCTGCTGACGTTCTTCGACGAGCGCGTCCCGGCGGACGTGACGGACGGAGCAGGCTTCGAGGCCTGGCGCCGCAAGGCCGAGGCGGACGACCCCGACGTGCTCGTCCTCACGATGGAGGATGCCCTCGCGCACGACCCGGGCCTGTCCCCGGCGCACTACCCGGATGCCATCCCCCTGCACGGCGCGTCCGTGCCGGTGACGTACACCTTCGACCCCTCGGCCGAGGACGACGGCATCACCCTGAGCGTGCCGCTGCTGCTGCTCGCCCAGCTGGTCCCGGGTGAGCTGGACTGGACCATCCCCGGGTGGCAGCGGGAGAAGCTCACCGCCCTGCTCGAGCAGGTCCCCCGCGCCCAGCGCAAGCAGCTGGGGCCCTTGCCGGAGCTGGTCGACCGGCTCCAGAAGGAGCTCGTGCCCTTCCGAGGGCCCATGCTTCCAGCGCTCGCGGGCGCGGTGTCCCGGCTGTGCGGCGTGGACGTGACCGAGGAGTCCTTCCGTGCGGATGCCGTGCCGCCGTACCTGCGCACCACGCTCCGGGTGCTCGACGAGCGGGGAAAGGAGCTCGCGCGCAGCCGCGACGCCGACGCGCTCATTGAGCAGCACGGAGGACGCGCACGGGCGGCGCTGCGCAGCGTGGCGCCGACCTCGGACTGGGAGCGCAAGGGGCTGACCGCCTGGACCTTCGGCGAGCTGCCCCCCGTGGTCACCCGGCGGGTCGGCGGGCTGGAGGTTCGCAGCTACCCCGCGCTCGTCGACCGCGGCGCCGCCGTGGACCTGGTGCTGCTCGAGACCGCCGCCGCCGCCGACGCGGCCTCGCGCACGGGGGTCCGCCGGCTCCTGATGATCGCCGCGCGCGGACACGTGGCCGTCAGCGCCGCGCGCATGCCGCTGCCCTTCCCGTCCCTGGACGGCGCGCCGCCCGCGCGGGGCCAGGCCGACGCGTTCAAGGCGCTCGTCCTCGCACGCGGCGTCGATGATGCGTTCAAGCTCACACCGGGTGCTCCGCTGCCCCGCACGAAGGCGGCCTTCGAGGCGCGGGTGCAGGAGGGCTCCCCGCGCATCGAGCAGGCGGCCCGGGACTGGGCGAACGCCGTCGTCGCCACCTCGGCGGAGCTCGCGGAGACGCTCGCCGCGCTCAAGGCCGCCTCCAAGGGGCCGAGCGGCGCGGCGGCCGTGCGGGACATCCGCTCGCAGCTCGCGCAGCTGTTCCCCGCGAAGCTCATCGAGTGGATTCCCCTCGGGCGCCTGCTGCACTACCCGCGCTATCTCCGCGCGGCCCAGGCACGACTGGCGCGTGCGGTGGCGAACCCCGCCAAGGACGCAGGGAAGGCCGCGCCCTTCACCCCCTTGTGGGAGAGCTTCCTCGCCCGGTCCGCCACCGTGCGGGACCTGGAGGCGGCGCAGGAGCTGCGGTGGGCCTTCGAGGAGCTCCGCGTGGCCATCTTCGCTCCGGAGGTGACGACGCCCGTGTCGGTGACGGTGGCGAAGGTCAGCGCGGCCCTCGCGGCGCTTCGCTAG
- a CDS encoding chemotaxis protein CheB, producing MKKQPTSPPPPRPREEDAGAKPFLERFPVVGIGASAGGLPAILSLLEHLPARTGMAFVFVQHLSPEHESALPELLGRGTAMPVVEASEGLTLTPDHLYVNPPGVSLTLERGALHLGASRSSPQGLRLIDDFLASLAAQAPGRAIGVILSGTGSDGTRGLQAVREAGGTTLAQEPTSAHFDGMPRSAIAAGCVDHILTPEGMAVTLAQLAHLGTLAPQARAAPDAAAPPALPEEGLQRVFRLLREGVGVDFTHYKPSTIHRRLERRMLLCKVEDLDTYVRHLEAHPEELDLLHQDLLIHVTSFFRDAPAFEALQQKVFPELFQGRPPEQPFRVWVPGCSTGEEVYSLVMCLMEYLGASATGHSLQVFATDVSATAIEQARTAVYPEASVSGVSPERLRRFFVKTEGGYQIHKSLRNVCVFAQQNLVSDPPFSRVDLISCRNVLIYLGPVLQKKILPVFHYALRPGGFLMLGTSETVGASADLFSLVDKRNKLYRKKNTAPPQSLSFTYRESPAERPSSARRKLEPRGADLDAQQEADRLVLARYGPPGVIVNEDLEILHFRGHTGPYLEPLPGVASLNLIRMAREGLSLELRAALHRAKKSDSRVRKEGLTLSEGARQRKINLEVHPLRAAHAGKEHCFLVLFEEVQEAAPAPEREGHASAPDGREGEHRREAEWLREELLMTQEHLQTVTEEQEATHEELRSATEELQSSNEELQSTNEELETAKEELQSTNEELTTVNEELQNRNLELSQLNSDLSNLIGSTHIATVMLGNDHRIRRFTPMAEEVLKLSSSDIGRPLRDVKLALPLPDLEATVTEVTERLSVIEQEVRDSNGHWYSLRLRPYKSVDNKIEGAVMTLLDIDRLKSSLDESQRSREYARAIVETMREPFLVLDAGLHVINVNPAFYATFQVSEEQTLGHPLYTLGNGQWNIPQLRHLLEEILPLNKHLRDFVMEHDFDTIGHRRMLLNARQLTSGTSGVPYMLLSIEDITRRT from the coding sequence GTGAAGAAGCAGCCCACCTCCCCCCCGCCGCCACGCCCCCGCGAGGAAGACGCGGGCGCGAAGCCGTTCCTGGAGCGCTTCCCGGTGGTGGGGATTGGCGCCTCCGCGGGCGGCCTTCCGGCCATCCTGTCCCTGCTGGAGCACCTGCCTGCGCGGACGGGGATGGCGTTCGTGTTCGTGCAGCACCTGTCCCCCGAGCACGAGAGCGCGCTGCCGGAGCTGCTGGGCCGGGGGACGGCGATGCCGGTGGTGGAGGCGTCCGAGGGCCTCACGCTCACGCCGGATCACCTCTACGTCAACCCTCCGGGCGTCAGCCTGACGCTGGAGCGTGGGGCGCTGCACCTGGGGGCGTCGCGCAGCTCGCCGCAGGGGCTGAGGCTCATCGACGACTTCCTGGCATCGCTCGCGGCGCAGGCGCCGGGCCGGGCCATCGGCGTCATCCTGTCCGGCACGGGCTCCGACGGCACCCGGGGGCTGCAGGCCGTGCGCGAGGCGGGCGGCACCACCCTGGCCCAGGAGCCGACGTCCGCCCACTTCGACGGCATGCCCCGGAGCGCCATCGCGGCGGGCTGCGTGGATCACATCCTGACTCCCGAGGGCATGGCGGTGACCCTCGCGCAGCTCGCCCACCTGGGCACGCTCGCGCCCCAGGCCCGCGCGGCGCCGGACGCGGCCGCGCCCCCGGCGCTTCCGGAGGAGGGGCTGCAGCGGGTCTTCCGGTTGCTGCGCGAAGGCGTGGGCGTGGACTTCACGCACTACAAGCCCAGCACCATCCACCGACGGCTGGAGCGACGGATGCTCCTGTGCAAGGTGGAGGACCTGGACACCTATGTCCGCCACCTGGAGGCGCACCCGGAGGAGCTGGACCTGCTCCACCAGGACCTGCTCATCCACGTCACCAGCTTCTTCCGGGACGCCCCCGCCTTCGAAGCGCTCCAGCAGAAGGTCTTCCCGGAGCTCTTCCAGGGCCGCCCGCCCGAGCAGCCCTTCCGCGTCTGGGTCCCCGGCTGCTCAACGGGCGAGGAGGTCTACTCGCTCGTCATGTGCCTGATGGAGTACCTGGGCGCCTCGGCCACGGGCCACTCCCTCCAGGTGTTCGCGACGGACGTGAGCGCGACGGCCATCGAGCAGGCCCGCACCGCCGTCTACCCGGAGGCCAGCGTCTCCGGCGTGTCGCCCGAGCGCCTGCGCCGCTTCTTCGTGAAGACGGAGGGCGGCTATCAGATCCACAAGTCGCTGCGGAACGTCTGCGTCTTCGCGCAGCAGAACCTGGTGAGCGATCCGCCCTTTTCGCGGGTGGACCTCATCAGCTGCCGCAACGTCCTCATCTACCTGGGCCCGGTGCTGCAGAAGAAGATCCTGCCCGTCTTCCACTACGCCCTGCGCCCGGGTGGGTTCCTGATGCTGGGCACGTCGGAGACGGTGGGCGCTTCCGCGGACCTGTTCTCCCTGGTGGACAAGCGCAACAAGCTCTACCGCAAGAAGAACACCGCCCCCCCGCAGAGCCTCTCCTTCACCTATCGGGAGTCCCCGGCGGAGCGCCCCTCCAGCGCGCGGCGCAAGCTGGAGCCCCGGGGCGCGGACCTGGATGCGCAGCAGGAAGCGGACCGGCTGGTGCTCGCCCGCTACGGGCCCCCGGGCGTCATCGTCAACGAGGACCTGGAGATCCTCCACTTCCGGGGCCACACCGGGCCCTACCTCGAACCGCTCCCGGGGGTCGCGAGCCTCAACCTCATCCGGATGGCGCGCGAGGGGCTGTCGCTGGAGCTCCGGGCGGCCCTGCACCGGGCGAAGAAGAGCGACAGCCGGGTGCGCAAGGAGGGGCTGACGCTGTCGGAGGGGGCCCGGCAACGCAAGATCAACCTGGAGGTGCACCCGCTGCGCGCCGCGCATGCGGGCAAGGAGCACTGCTTCCTCGTGCTCTTCGAGGAGGTGCAGGAGGCCGCCCCGGCCCCGGAGCGCGAGGGCCACGCCTCCGCGCCCGACGGACGCGAGGGCGAGCACAGGCGCGAGGCGGAGTGGCTGCGCGAGGAGCTGCTCATGACGCAGGAGCACCTGCAGACGGTCACGGAGGAGCAGGAGGCCACGCACGAGGAGCTGCGCTCCGCCACCGAGGAGCTCCAGTCCAGCAACGAGGAGCTGCAGTCCACCAACGAGGAGCTGGAGACCGCCAAGGAGGAGTTGCAGTCCACCAACGAGGAGCTGACCACCGTCAACGAGGAGCTGCAGAACCGCAACCTCGAGCTCAGCCAGCTCAACAGCGACCTGAGCAACCTGATTGGCAGCACCCACATCGCCACCGTGATGCTGGGCAACGACCACCGCATCCGCCGCTTCACCCCCATGGCGGAGGAGGTGCTGAAGCTCTCGTCCTCGGACATCGGACGCCCCCTGCGCGACGTGAAGCTGGCCCTGCCCCTGCCGGACCTGGAGGCCACCGTGACCGAGGTCACCGAGCGGCTGAGCGTCATCGAGCAGGAGGTGCGCGACAGCAACGGGCACTGGTATTCGCTGCGCCTGCGCCCCTACAAGTCCGTGGACAACAAAATCGAAGGCGCGGTGATGACGCTCCTGGACATCGACCGGCTCAAGAGCAGCCTCGACGAGTCCCAGCGGTCCCGCGAGTACGCCAGGGCCATCGTGGAGACGATGCGCGAGCCCTTCCTGGTGCTGGACGCGGGCCTGCATGTCATCAACGTCAACCCGGCCTTCTACGCCACCTTCCAGGTGAGCGAGGAGCAGACGCTGGGGCACCCGCTCTACACGCTCGGCAATGGCCAGTGGAACATCCCCCAGCTGCGCCACCTGCTGGAGGAGATCCTGCCCTTGAACAAACACCTGCGGGACTTCGTGATGGAGCACGATTTCGACACCATCGGGCACAGGCGCATGCTGCTCAATGCCCGCCAGCTCACCAGCGGGACGTCGGGGGTGCCGTACATGTTGCTTTCCATTGAGGATATAACCCGGAGGACCTGA
- a CDS encoding ATP-binding protein translates to MTRADLTQAMQALENNPSAPEELRGLLRELQRHQLELEMQNRELQEAQQALEESRNRYMELYDFAPMACVSLDAKACIQDLNLTGAGLLGQDRTHLQGMPFTPFVDPADLGRFFAHVRQCIDGETVSTELRLRIARRRIEVRLHSAPLEDGRLPGRMCRTAIIDITELRQMQVRLSMSERLAVVGTLAAGIAHEINNPLAFLMGSLSLATHALRAPAPATVDAELLASTRHHTGATQALEALSHAQAGAERIQDIVKDLGTFARPTAPQGRTVDVEQVLELALKMATVEIRHRAHVVRDYVKVPEVVADSVRLGQVFLNLLVNAAQAIPEGAASRHEIRVRLRTSDEGVLVQVQDTGQGIAPDVLEHIFDPFFTTKRMGQGLGLGLAISHSLVAQMNGNISVESTPGGGSTFTVQLPASSAPREVPVAHAPRSPALIPRRGRILIVDDERSFGVTLRLLLMDVHEADYTPRAKEALEWIREGRRYDAILCDLMMAEVTGRQFHEALREELPEQAQRIIFMTGGAYTPSSREFVEQTTRPLITKPFKREALDALLVPLLPCA, encoded by the coding sequence ATGACACGGGCGGATCTCACCCAGGCGATGCAGGCATTGGAGAACAACCCCAGCGCTCCGGAAGAGCTGCGCGGCCTGCTGCGGGAGCTGCAGCGCCACCAGCTGGAGCTGGAGATGCAGAACCGCGAGCTGCAGGAGGCCCAGCAGGCATTGGAGGAATCCCGCAACCGCTACATGGAGCTGTACGACTTCGCGCCCATGGCCTGCGTGAGCCTGGATGCGAAGGCCTGCATCCAGGATCTCAACCTCACGGGCGCGGGCCTGCTGGGACAGGACCGTACGCACCTGCAGGGGATGCCGTTCACGCCCTTCGTGGACCCGGCCGACCTGGGCCGCTTCTTCGCCCACGTGCGCCAGTGCATCGACGGGGAGACGGTGAGCACGGAGTTGCGGCTGCGCATCGCGCGGAGGCGGATTGAAGTCCGGCTCCACAGCGCGCCGCTCGAGGACGGGAGGCTGCCGGGGCGCATGTGCCGGACCGCCATCATCGACATCACCGAGCTGCGGCAGATGCAGGTGCGCCTGAGCATGTCCGAGCGCCTGGCGGTGGTCGGCACGCTCGCGGCGGGGATCGCCCACGAGATCAACAACCCGCTGGCCTTCCTCATGGGCAGCCTGAGCCTGGCCACGCACGCGCTGCGGGCCCCGGCACCGGCGACGGTGGATGCGGAGCTGCTCGCCTCCACGCGCCACCACACCGGCGCGACGCAGGCGCTCGAAGCGCTGTCCCATGCGCAGGCCGGCGCCGAGCGCATCCAGGACATCGTCAAGGACCTGGGCACCTTCGCCCGTCCCACCGCACCTCAGGGTCGCACCGTCGACGTGGAGCAGGTGCTGGAGCTGGCCCTGAAGATGGCCACGGTGGAGATCCGCCACCGGGCCCACGTCGTGCGGGACTACGTGAAGGTGCCGGAGGTCGTCGCCGACAGCGTCCGGCTGGGCCAGGTCTTCCTCAACCTGCTGGTGAACGCGGCCCAGGCCATTCCGGAGGGGGCGGCCTCCCGCCATGAGATCCGCGTGCGCCTCCGGACCTCCGACGAGGGCGTGCTCGTGCAGGTCCAGGACACGGGCCAGGGCATCGCACCGGACGTCCTGGAGCACATCTTCGATCCCTTCTTCACCACGAAGCGGATGGGCCAGGGCCTGGGGCTGGGGCTCGCCATCAGCCACAGCCTGGTCGCCCAGATGAACGGGAACATCAGCGTGGAGAGCACGCCCGGCGGGGGCAGCACCTTCACCGTCCAGCTCCCGGCGTCCTCGGCGCCGCGAGAGGTCCCTGTGGCGCACGCTCCACGCTCTCCCGCCCTGATACCCCGGCGCGGAAGGATCCTCATCGTGGATGACGAGCGGTCGTTCGGGGTGACCCTCCGCCTGCTGCTGATGGACGTCCACGAAGCGGACTACACCCCCCGCGCGAAGGAGGCCCTGGAGTGGATCCGCGAAGGGCGGCGCTACGACGCCATCCTCTGCGACCTGATGATGGCGGAGGTGACGGGGCGGCAGTTCCACGAGGCGCTGCGCGAGGAGCTGCCCGAGCAGGCCCAGCGCATCATCTTCATGACGGGAGGTGCCTACACGCCCAGCTCCCGGGAGTTCGTGGAGCAGACGACCCGCCCCCTCATCACCAAGCCCTTCAAGCGCGAGGCACTCGACGCGCTGCTGGTTCCCCTGCTTCCGTGCGCATGA
- a CDS encoding VOC family protein, with protein sequence MTPPVNKTVLCLWYEHNAEEAAAFYARTFPGSSVGAVHRAPGDFPDGKEGDVLTVEFTVLGFRCIGLNGGPTFKHSEAFSFQVSTRDQEETDRYWNAIVGNGGQESQCGWCKDKWGISWQITPAALSDGMSDPDPAARKRVFAAMMEMRKIDIAAINAARKG encoded by the coding sequence ATGACGCCCCCCGTGAACAAGACCGTCCTCTGCCTCTGGTACGAGCACAATGCCGAAGAAGCGGCGGCGTTCTACGCCCGCACCTTCCCGGGCAGCTCCGTCGGCGCCGTCCACCGCGCACCGGGCGACTTCCCGGACGGCAAGGAGGGCGATGTCCTCACGGTGGAGTTCACCGTGCTGGGCTTCCGGTGCATCGGCCTCAATGGCGGCCCCACCTTCAAGCACTCCGAAGCCTTCTCGTTCCAGGTCAGCACCCGGGATCAGGAGGAAACGGACCGCTACTGGAATGCCATCGTCGGCAACGGCGGGCAGGAGAGCCAGTGCGGGTGGTGCAAGGACAAATGGGGAATTTCCTGGCAGATCACCCCTGCCGCCCTGTCGGACGGCATGAGCGATCCGGATCCGGCCGCGCGCAAGCGGGTGTTCGCCGCGATGATGGAGATGCGGAAGATCGACATCGCGGCCATCAATGCGGCGCGCAAGGGCTGA
- a CDS encoding M91 family zinc metallopeptidase, with protein MKLRSSSFSKPSLSSGTTPSTSRPRSDSLPAKPETAKPKPLATPEQLQAGKNNLKPTDYGVVDPKLQGIRTRRDSGQSGAQFADFTQDVRTSTNRLTSKPVGNQMLNDINGRTQAVNLGATGTLRQPLTAMDVYSGRNAALPNSHVPRNDGTLSSTRPAYRFDGQPGAGTASDVKYNENGGGQRFNSLGHESVHAWRASNGLQVSPLAASKHSDAPVFKQYPSHSADMKETVDDRLRLREEFETIGLRPTPHTKNNPTENALRAEHGLPARQDYSGLKPDGKNSNDVAFKNYDEGTDARNFFQKVSGQPSPFQKIVGDLEK; from the coding sequence ATGAAGCTGCGCTCCTCTTCGTTCTCCAAGCCGTCCTTGTCGTCCGGCACCACCCCTTCCACCTCCCGCCCCCGCAGCGACAGCCTGCCGGCGAAGCCTGAGACCGCGAAGCCGAAGCCCCTGGCCACTCCCGAGCAGCTGCAGGCGGGCAAGAACAACCTCAAGCCCACCGACTACGGCGTGGTGGACCCCAAGCTCCAGGGCATCCGGACCCGCCGTGATAGCGGCCAGAGCGGCGCGCAGTTCGCGGACTTCACGCAGGACGTGCGCACCTCCACCAACCGCCTGACGAGCAAGCCCGTCGGCAACCAGATGCTGAACGACATCAACGGCCGCACCCAGGCCGTGAACCTCGGCGCCACGGGCACGCTGCGCCAGCCGCTGACGGCGATGGACGTCTACTCGGGCCGCAACGCGGCGCTGCCCAACTCGCATGTGCCCCGCAACGACGGCACCCTGTCGTCCACCCGCCCCGCGTACCGCTTCGACGGCCAGCCCGGCGCCGGCACGGCCAGCGACGTCAAGTACAACGAGAACGGCGGCGGCCAGCGCTTCAACAGCCTGGGCCACGAGTCGGTCCACGCCTGGCGCGCGTCCAACGGCCTCCAGGTGAGCCCCCTGGCCGCCAGCAAGCACTCCGACGCCCCCGTCTTCAAGCAGTACCCGTCGCACTCGGCCGACATGAAGGAGACCGTCGACGACCGCCTCCGCCTCCGGGAGGAGTTCGAGACCATCGGCCTGCGCCCCACGCCGCACACGAAGAACAACCCGACCGAGAACGCCCTCCGCGCCGAGCACGGCCTGCCGGCCCGCCAGGACTACTCGGGCCTGAAGCCCGACGGGAAGAACAGCAACGACGTGGCCTTCAAGAACTACGACGAGGGCACCGACGCCCGGAACTTCTTCCAGAAGGTGTCCGGCCAGCCGTCGCCCTTCCAGAAGATCGTCGGCGACCTGGAGAAGTGA